The stretch of DNA CACCGCCGCCTTGCATTTGTCGCATGAAGAATATCCAAACGCCGATCAAAAGTAGCATTGGGAACCAAGAGATCAATATTGAAGTAAACAGGGATGGCTCTTCTGGCGGCACGCCAATGATTCGAACGTCGTTTTCAATAAGGTCGTTCAGCAAGTCTTTGTCATAAGCCGTTGGGATTAACGTTTCGAATTTTTCTCCGCTACGCTTTATGCCTTTTATTTGACGATCTGATATTTTTACTTCACGAATTTGCCCTTGACGAACATCCTTTATGAATTGGGTGTAGTTTTCGGCGCCCCCAGCAGACTCGCTCGGTGTAATGTTGTTAAACACTGACATCAATGCGACGGCAACTACTAACCAAATTATTAAATTTTTAGCCATATCACTCAAAGGAATAACCTCTTCCTGTTATTAATTAATTAATTGAAGATTACTACAGTTTGTAACCTGTCGCTACTACGTACACCTCTCGAGACCTTGCTCGGGACGAATCCGGTTTTCTAACTTTCACGGTTTTAAATGCAGCTCGAACATCTTTGACAAACTGATCAAAACCTTCACCTTGAAAAACTTTAACCACAAACTTTCCGTCTTTACCTAATACTTGGTTACACATATCTAACGCCAGCTCAACAAGATACATAGATCCAGACTGATCAATTGCATCGTTACCACTCAAGTTAGGCGCCATGTCTGACATTACAAGATCTACAGTTCGTCCATCAATACGTTCAAGTAATGCATTTAGAACACTTTCTTCTCTAAAATCGCCTTGTAAAAAGTCAACGCCTACTATCGGGTCCATAGGCAAAATGTCACAAGCAATTAAAGTTCCTGAGTCACCTATAAAGTCGGCCGCATATTGGGACCAACCTCCAGGTGCTGCACCTAAATCCACCACTGTATCACCAGGCTTCATCAACTTGTCTTTTTTTTGAAGCTCTTCTATTTTGAAGTAGGCACGTGATCGCAGACCACGTTTATTGGCTTCTTTTACGTACTTGTCGTTTACGTGCTCTTCTAACCAGCGTTTACTGCTAGCCGAACGTTTATCTTTTGCCATAAGTATGTTTATAAATTGGTAATAAGCTTAAGGTGGGGTAGAATATCGTTAATTCAAGTAATTATCATTGTTAAATTTGAGACTAGATGAAATTAACTAATAAACAAATCCAATTTTTACGTGGTGAAGCTCATTCACTAAAGCCTGTTGTTCAACTTGGTGCTAACGGTTTCACTGAAGGTGTTTTAGCTGAAATAGAAAACTCGTTAGAAATTCACGAACTTATTAAGGTAAAAGTACCAGCTGAAGATCGTGAAGAGTTGAACTTATATGTAGATGCTATTGTTCGTGAGAGCAAAGCCGTTAAGGTGCAGCTAATAGGTAAAACCTTAGTATTATACAAGCAAGCTAAAGAGCCAAAAATCGTGCTTCCTAAAGCAAAGTAATGCCTGAATAAATCAAGCTTGTAGCACTCAAAGCCGGTAGAAATCTAAACTACCGGTTTTTTTATGCCCATTTATAGTCCTTTACTCTATTCCACAAACTTCTTTCTTATTTCTATTAATACCAATTTTAGTTTCGAATTTTAATACAATATTCGCGTACCTCGTTCAGAAAATAGGTCTATATTTAAAGAACCTTAGTCTAAATTAAAGAGGTATTATGACCTTAAGTTTTTTAAATACGTTCGGCTCTAATGACTCATCAGGCTTTTGGAAGGTTTTAATTGTTGACGACGAGCCGGATATTCATTCCATTACCAAGCTAGCATTAAAACGATATACATTTGAAGGTAAGGAAATCGAATTTATTAGTGCTTATAGTGCCAAAGAAGCGAAAGACATTATGTCTACCCACGCACAAATCGGCTTAATATTTTTAGATGTAGTAATGGAAACAGACGACGCCGGACTTCAGTTTGTAAAATGGTTACGCCTACAACAAAAAAATAATTTAACTCGAATTATTTTACGAACAGGTCAGCCAGGACAAGCACCTGAAGAACAGGTGATAATGGACTATGACATTAATGATTATAAACAAAAAACAGAGTTAGATAGACGACGGCTGTTTACTGCTGTTACTTGTGCCCTAAGGGGATATAGAGATCTGATTGAAATAGAAAGTTCAAGACAACATGAAGAATTGTTTAAAGAAGGACTAAAGAAAGTAATTGAAGCTACAGCACACGTAATGGAAGAGCAGAAGTTAACTAGCTTTTTTCAAGGTCTCCTACAGCAAGTGTTGTCTATTTTGAGATTTGAGCAGCAAGGTGCATTAATCAAAATAACGAATGCTGGCGGCACTATTTATGATAACAATGACTATAAAGTCATTACGCAAATAGGAACGAATGTCGATAAACACCTAGATGATGTTGTAAAGCGCTTAATGAATACTGCTATAAAGCTTAAAGAGTCAGTTTTTGAAGATGATATATTCATAGCCTACCTACCTTCATTATCCACACAAGAAAGCTTAATTTATCTTAAAGGTGTTGATATTGATCATATTGAAGAATTAGATATTCAATTGCTTCAGATGTTTTGCAGAAGTGCGGGGATTGCTTTTGATAACCTAATGATGAAAAGTGAGGTTCAGCGGACACAAGCAGAAGTTATAAATAGACTAGGCAATGCAGTAGAATCTAGATCAAAAGAATCAGGTAATCACATACGAAGAATGTCATTATTTTCAGGGATCATAGCTAAACGATTAGGGTTACCAAGTTATGATTGTGAGATTTTAGAGTTAGCAACCCCTATGCATGACATAGGTAAAATAGCCACGCCCGATAGTATTTTATTAAAACCCGGTAAATTGGAAGTATCTGAATTCGAAATAATGAAACAGCATGCTCATATTGGTTTTGAGATACTAGGAGGATCAGACCTTCCCATTATAAACGCAGCGGCAACTATCGCTTATCAACATCATGAAAAATATGACGGTAGTGGGTATCCACTAGGCTTAAAAGGCGACGAAATTCATATATTCTCAAGAATAGTAGCTGTTGCCGATGTTTTCGATGCGTTACTACATAAACGTTGCTATAAACCAGCCTGGACTGTAGATGACGTATTAGAGTTAATAGAAAATCAAAAAGGAAAGCACTTTGATCCGATTGTCGTTGATGCATTTTTTGAATGCATTGATGAGCTTATTACCGCGAACGAAAGTCTAACTGAGATAGAAGGAACTTAAAGTGGAGACAATAGATACGATTCCATATTCAGTTTCTGATAAACAAATAATTCATGCTTTAATTAAAATATCTGCATTAATTACAGAGCAATATAAATTATCTGAATTATATAAAAAATTACATGCGATCATAAGTGAAGTGGTATTTGCTAAAAATATTGCGATTGCTGAAATTGATTTAGAGTCTCATATTATGAATATTACTTATTTTTTAGATGAAAAAGACGGTAATAAGTTTTATGGCAAAAAAATAGATATTGGAAGAGGGTTATCCGCATACGCAATAAAAAGGCAAGCTCCGACTAGATTAAATGAACAACAAATAATTGAGCTACAAAACAAAGGAGAGATCGATCGTATCTACGGCACTATGTGTAAAAGCTGGATAGGCGTTCCTATTGTTGACGATGGAACGGTTATTGGTTTGATTATTGTGCAAAGTTACACATCTGAGTACGTTTATTCAGAGCGCGACTTAGAAGTATTAACCTTTGTTGGCTCAAATATAAATATTTTAGTTAAGCAGAAAAAAATTGTAGAAGAAGAAAAGCTTTTAAGAGCCGAAATTCTTCAGAAAGACAAAATGGCATCACTCGGAGGTTTAGTCGCGGGAGTTGCACATGAAATTAATACACCTTTAGGTGTCTGCGTTACAGGTATTTCAAACTTACTAGAGGAACATGTTAGATTCAGAATGGCAGTCGATGCGGGTACGGTTACCGAAAAACAATTTAATAATTTTGTTGACGACGTAGGGGAGACTTGTGAAATCATAAAAAGTAACGTAAATCGTGCCGCCACGTTAATTTCTAGCTTTAAACAAATTGCTGTAGACCAATCATCTGAAAGCAAACGAGTTATTAACATCAAGACCTATCTTGATGAAATTATTCATTCCCTGCACCCAATTATCCGAAAGACAAAACATAAAATAGTCATTGATTGCGCAGACGACATCGAAAGTCTTACACACCCTGGTGCAATATCTCAGCTATTTACAAATCTTATTACAAACTCTCTAATCCATGGTTTTGAAGATATAGAAAGTGGAACAATAGAAATAAAAGTATCTAAGAAGAAAGGCAACCTCGAGTTTATATACAGTGATAATGGCAAAGGAATGAATAAAGAACAAAAAAAGAAATTCTTTGAGCCTTTTTACACAACAAAACGAGGAAGTGGCGGAAGTGGTTTAGGAGGCCATATTATCTTTAATATAGTAGCAACGTCATTACACGGAAATGTTGTACTCGAAAGTCATAAAGCTAAAGGAACTCAATTCACTATTACTTTCCCAAGCTAGGACACAGTTGCCGAGAGCGACGAAGTAGCGAGCCGTAATGGTTGGGTATAAATCGGAGGCAATAAAAACCCCCTCGCACATAGTGCAAGGGGTTAGTATGGGAGCCTGGCGTGTCGACTGCATGGATGCAGGAGTTAGAGCAACGCAGGAGCAGTTGCCGAGAGCGACGAAGTAGCGAGCCGTGATGGTTGGGTATAAATTGGAGGCAATAAAAAACCCCTCGCACATAGTGCAAGGGGTTAGTATGGGAGCCTGGCGTGTCGACTGCATGGATGCAGGAGTTAGAGCAACGCAGGAGCAGTTGCCGAGAGCGACGAAGTAGCGAGCCGTGATGGTTGGGTATAAATTGGAGGCAATAAAAACCCCCTCGCACATAGTGCAAGGGGTTAGTATGGGAGCCTGGCGGTGAGCTACTCTCGCATAGCAAATGCTACACTACCATCGCCGCAGCTGCGTTTCACTTCTGAGTTCGAAATGGAGTCAGGTGGGTCCACAGCGCTATTGCCACCAGGCAAAGCTGTTTGTAATCGATGTTATAAAAACACCGCTTACGTAAATTGTCTTAACAATCAGAAAGCTGGATATTCAACCAAATAATTTTGACCATCAGTGCTCAAGAACACTTAAGCGTTGTATGGTTAAGCCTCACGGGCAATTAGTATAAGTTAGCTTAATGCCTCACAGCACTTCCACACCTTACCTATCAACGTTGTAGTCTTCAACGACCCTTTAGGACAGTTAAACTGTCAGGGATGACTCATCTCGAGGCTCGCTTCCCGCTTAGATGCTTTCAGCGGTTATCGATTCCGAACGTAGCTACCGGGCAATGCCATTGGCATGACAACCCGAACACCAGCGGTTCGTCCACTCCGGTCCTCTCGTACTAGGAGCAGCCCCTCTCAATCATCCAACGCCCACGGCAGATAGGGACCGAACTGTCTCACGACGTTCTAAACCCAGCTCGCGTACCACTTTAAATGGCGAACAGCCATACCCTTGGGACCGACTTCAGCCCCAGGATGTGATGAGCCGACATCGAGGTGCCAAACACCGCCGTCGATATGAACTCTTGGGCGGTATCAGCCTGTTATCCCCGGAGTACCTTTTATCCGTTGAGCGATGGCCCTTCCATACAGAGCCACCGGATCACTATGACCTACTTTCGTACCTGCTCGACGTGTCTGTCTCGCAGTTAAGCTTGCTTCTACCATTACACTAACCGTACGATGTCCGACCGTACTTAGCAAACCTTCGTGCTCCTCCGTTACTCTTTGGGAGGAGACCGCCCCAGTCAAACTACCCACCAGACACTGTCCACAACCCCGATAAGGGGCCAATGTTAGAACATCAAACATACAAGGGTGGTATTTCAAGGATGGCTCCACCTGAACTGGCGTCCAAGTTTCATAGCCTCCCACCTATCCTACACATGTAGGCTCAATGTTCAGTGTCAAGCTGTAGTAAAGGTTCACGGGGTCTTTCCGTCTAGCCGCGGGTACACAGCATCTTCACTGCGATTTCAATTTCACTGAGTCTCGGGTGGAGACAGCGTGGCCATCATTACACCATTCGTGCAGGTCGGAACTTACCCGACAAGGAATTTCGCTACCTTAGGACCGTTATAGTTACGGCCGCCGTTTACCGGGGCTTCGATCATGAGCTTCTCCGAGGATAACCCAATCAATTAACCTTCCGGCACCGGGCAGGTGTCACACCCTATACGTCATCTTTCGATTTAGCAGAGTGCTGTGTTTTTAATAAACAGTTGCAGCCACCAGGTCACTGCGACCCACTTCAGCTCCGATAGCAAGTATCTTCACCTAATGTGGGCGTACCTTCTCCCGAAGTTACGGTACCATTTTGCCTAGTTCCTTCACCCGAGTTCTCTCAAGCGCCTTAGTATTCTCTACCTGACCACCTGTGTCGGTTTGGGGTACGGTTCTTAATCATCTGAAGCTTAGAGGCTTTTCCTGGAAGTATGGCATCAATGACTTCATCACCTTAGTGACTCGTCTCGTATCTCAGTATTAGCCGCCCGGATTTACCTAAGCAGCCTACCTACATACTTTCACACGGACAACCATCGCCGTGCTCACCTAGCCTTCTCCGTCCCCCCATCGCAATGATTAAAAGTACAGAAATATTAATCTGTTTCCCATCGACTACGCATTTCTGCCTCGCCTTAGGGGCCGACTTACCCTACCCTGATTAGCATGGGATAGGAACCCTTGGTCTTTCGGCGTGGGGGTTTTTCACCCCCATTATCGTTACTCATGTCAACATTCGCACTTCTGATATGTCCAGCACACTTCTCAATGCACCTTCAGCCACTTACAGAACGCTCCCCTACCTAGCGTAATAAATTACGCTACCGCAGCTTCGGTGTTATGCTTAGCCCCGTTACATCTTCCGCGCAGGCCGACTCGACTAGTGAGCTATTACGCTTTCTTTAAAGGGTGGCTGCTTCTAAGCCAACCTCCTAGCTGTCTAAGCCTTCCCACATCGTTTCCCACTTAGCATAAACTTTGGGACCTTAGCTGGCGGTCTGGGTTGTTTCCCTCTCCACGACGAACGTTAGCACCCGCCGTGTGTCTCCCGGATATTACTTTACGGTATTCGGAGTTTGCATGGGGTTGGTAAGCCGGGATGGCCCCCTAGCCCAAACAGTGCTCTACCCCCGTAAGTATTCGTCCGAGGCTCTACCTAAATAGATTTCGGGGAGAACCAGCTATCTCCCGGTTTGATTAGCCTTTCACTCCTAGCCACAGGTCATCCCCTAACTTTTCAACGTTAGTGGGTTCGGTCCTCCAGTTGATGTTACTCAACCTTCAACCTGCCCATGGCTAGATCACCGGGTTTCGGGTCTATACCTTGCAACTTATTCGCCCAGTTAAGACTCGGTTTCCCTACGGCTCCCCTATTCGGTTAACCTTGCTACAAAATATAAGTCGTTGACCCATTATACAAAAGGTACGCAGTCACAGAACAAGTCTGCTCCTACTGCTTGTACGTATACGGTTTCAGGTTCTATTTCACTCCCCTCACAGGGGTTCTTTTCGCCTTTCCCTCACGGTACTGGTTCACTATCGGTCAATTGGGAGTATTTAGCCTTAGAGGATGGTCCCCCTATCTTCAGTCAAGGTTTCTCGTGCCCCGACCTACTTAATATGTCCAACATGGCTTGTCGTGTACGGGACTATCACCCACTATCGTTGCACTTTCCAGAGCATTCCACTAAACCATGCTGATTCGGCTGTTTCCCGTTCGCTCGCCGCTACTTAGGAAATCTCGGTTGATTTCTTTTCCTCCGGGTACTTAGATGTTTCAGTTCTCCGGGTTCGCTTCGCATAGCTATGTATTCACTATACGATACCCTAAAAAGGGTGGGTTTCCCCATTCGGAAATTCTGGTTTATAACGGTTTTTATCACCTTAACCAGACTTATCGCAGATTAACACGTCCTTCATCGCCTCCAATTGCCAAGGCATCCACCGTATACGCTTATTCACTTAACCATACAACCTTAAATGCTCTCGCAAATTCAGTCGCAGTTTATGTGTCATATTTATTGGTTACTTGGTTTGTATAAGACCAAGAACCTGACATAAATAACGCTTGAGTTTTCTCTTACAGTGATAATCAAAATTATTTTTTTAGTTGTTGAATAACAAATAAATAAACAATAATGTTTACCTTATTTTTTTATCAGCTTTCCAAATTGTTAAAGAGCATGAGTTTATAAAAAACTCTAAACGATGCACACTCACTACAATGTGTATGGTTTAGGGTTTTGAATCGAGAAACTGAGTGTCAGTATGGTGGAGCTACGCGGGATCGAACCGCGGACCTCTTGAATGCAAATCAAGCGCTCTCCCAGCTGAGCTATAGCCCCATACTGAAGTCACGTCATTAAAACGTTGGTCCAAATCGAAGATTTGGTAGGCCTGGGCAGACTTGAACTGCCGACCTCACCCTTATCAGGGGTGCGCTCTAACCAGCTGAGCTACAGGCCTATCGTTTATGCTACAAACTCTCGAATGCAGCTAACAGCTTGCAGCTTTCTCGCTCATTATTCGTAATTAATTATTTGTGTGAACACTCTGAAGGTGTAACTTCGTTTATAAGGAGGTGATCCAGCCGCAGGTTCCCCTACGGCTACCTTGTTACGACTTCACCCCAGTCATGAACCACAAAGTGGTAAGCGCCCTCCCGAAGGTTAAGCTACCTACTTCTTTTGCAGCCCACTCCCATGGTGTGACGGGCGGTGTGTACAAGGCCCGGGAACGTATTCACCGTGGCATTCTGATCCACGATTACTAGCGATTCCGACTTCATGGAGTCGAGTTGCAGACTCCAATCCGGACTACGACAAGCTTTATGGGATCCGCTTACTCTCGCGAGTTCGCAACCCTTTGTACTTGCCATTGTAGCACGTGTGTAGCCCATCTCGTAAGGGCCATGATGACTTGACGTCGTCCCCACCTTCCTCCGGTTTGTCACCGGCAGTCTCCTTAGAGTTCCCACCATTACGTGCTGGCAACTAAGGATAAGGGTTGCGCTCGTTGCGGGACTTAACCCAACATTTCACAACACGAGCTGACGACAGCCATGCAGCACCTGTCTCATAGTTCCCGAAGGCACTAAAGCGTCTCTGCTAAATTCTATGGATGTCAAGAGATGGTAAGGTTCTTCGCGTTGCATCGAATTAAACCACATGCTCCACCGCTTGTGCGGGCCCCCGTCAATTCATTTGAGTTTTAACCTTGCGGCCGTACTCCCCAGGCGGTCTACTTAATGCGTTAGCTGCGCAAGACAACTCTTAAGAGTCAAACTGCTAGTAGACATCGTTTACGGCGTGGACTACCAGGGTATCTAATCCTGTTTGCTACCCACGCTTTCGTACATGAGCGTCAGTGTCGACCCAGGTGGCTGCCTTCGCCATTGGTATTCCTTCAGATCTCTACGCATTTCACCGCTACACCTGAAATTCTACCACCCTCTGTCGCACTCTAGCCATCCAGTTTCAAATGCAGTTCCCAGGTTGAGCCCGGGGCTTTCACATCTGACTTAAATGGCCGCC from Psychrosphaera aestuarii encodes:
- a CDS encoding HD domain-containing phosphohydrolase → MTLSFLNTFGSNDSSGFWKVLIVDDEPDIHSITKLALKRYTFEGKEIEFISAYSAKEAKDIMSTHAQIGLIFLDVVMETDDAGLQFVKWLRLQQKNNLTRIILRTGQPGQAPEEQVIMDYDINDYKQKTELDRRRLFTAVTCALRGYRDLIEIESSRQHEELFKEGLKKVIEATAHVMEEQKLTSFFQGLLQQVLSILRFEQQGALIKITNAGGTIYDNNDYKVITQIGTNVDKHLDDVVKRLMNTAIKLKESVFEDDIFIAYLPSLSTQESLIYLKGVDIDHIEELDIQLLQMFCRSAGIAFDNLMMKSEVQRTQAEVINRLGNAVESRSKESGNHIRRMSLFSGIIAKRLGLPSYDCEILELATPMHDIGKIATPDSILLKPGKLEVSEFEIMKQHAHIGFEILGGSDLPIINAAATIAYQHHEKYDGSGYPLGLKGDEIHIFSRIVAVADVFDALLHKRCYKPAWTVDDVLELIENQKGKHFDPIVVDAFFECIDELITANESLTEIEGT
- the rlmE gene encoding 23S rRNA (uridine(2552)-2'-O)-methyltransferase RlmE: MAKDKRSASSKRWLEEHVNDKYVKEANKRGLRSRAYFKIEELQKKDKLMKPGDTVVDLGAAPGGWSQYAADFIGDSGTLIACDILPMDPIVGVDFLQGDFREESVLNALLERIDGRTVDLVMSDMAPNLSGNDAIDQSGSMYLVELALDMCNQVLGKDGKFVVKVFQGEGFDQFVKDVRAAFKTVKVRKPDSSRARSREVYVVATGYKL
- the yhbY gene encoding ribosome assembly RNA-binding protein YhbY; amino-acid sequence: MKLTNKQIQFLRGEAHSLKPVVQLGANGFTEGVLAEIENSLEIHELIKVKVPAEDREELNLYVDAIVRESKAVKVQLIGKTLVLYKQAKEPKIVLPKAK
- a CDS encoding GAF domain-containing sensor histidine kinase, which produces METIDTIPYSVSDKQIIHALIKISALITEQYKLSELYKKLHAIISEVVFAKNIAIAEIDLESHIMNITYFLDEKDGNKFYGKKIDIGRGLSAYAIKRQAPTRLNEQQIIELQNKGEIDRIYGTMCKSWIGVPIVDDGTVIGLIIVQSYTSEYVYSERDLEVLTFVGSNINILVKQKKIVEEEKLLRAEILQKDKMASLGGLVAGVAHEINTPLGVCVTGISNLLEEHVRFRMAVDAGTVTEKQFNNFVDDVGETCEIIKSNVNRAATLISSFKQIAVDQSSESKRVINIKTYLDEIIHSLHPIIRKTKHKIVIDCADDIESLTHPGAISQLFTNLITNSLIHGFEDIESGTIEIKVSKKKGNLEFIYSDNGKGMNKEQKKKFFEPFYTTKRGSGGSGLGGHIIFNIVATSLHGNVVLESHKAKGTQFTITFPS